In a single window of the Solea senegalensis isolate Sse05_10M linkage group LG1, IFAPA_SoseM_1, whole genome shotgun sequence genome:
- the ttc19 gene encoding tetratricopeptide repeat protein 19, mitochondrial isoform X1, producing MAASCVCGSVLNRFRSSAAGLIRISAARSQIKNVIEDTHVTQRQKHSTCWSEVSEHVSRAGGRGGVLWAAVAFSLFSSSDEDHRDEAQRKEDEIILLLKKAKLSVHRGLFDAASAFLHQAVALAHQTHNNQAIIYSYSMMANLAYVQGQLDNAEKLFKVTMNVMLSGGTSQDDNAVIEMSLKLATIYAKQNKAELAEHGFRFCTESLEEKLQKHTEEDESLRKETRLLLGLCLDSRARYRASKLHLKEARDDYETALKICSQEQGETHPQTLVLMSDLATILDLQGRHDDALALVTQAVDLSRSSGHPDQHILLGNMAGILLHKGRLDDAVQFYHEALSLAQRVGDQDAVDNIQDGLKEVKKRRREQETRETKED from the exons ATGGCGGCTTCCTGTGTGTGCGGTTCCGTTCTGAACAGGTTCAGGTCTTCAGCCGCGGGACTGATCCGGATCTCGGCTGCACGCAG TCAAATAAAAAACGTCATTGAAGACACGCACGTGACTCAAAGACAGAAACACTCCACCTGTTGGTCAGAGGTGAGCGAACATGTGTccagagcaggaggaagaggaggagtgcTGTGGGCAGCAGTGG cCTTCTCTCTGTTCAGTAGTTCTGATGAAGACCATCGTGATGAAGCTCAAAGGAAAGAAGATGAGATTATTCTGCTCTTGAAGAAGGCCAAG CTCAGTGTTCATCGTGGACTCTTCGACGCTGCCTCAGCTTTCCTTCATCAGGCCGTTGCTCTGGCTCATCAGACCCACAACAACCAGGCCATCATCTACTCTTACAGCATG ATGGCGAACCTGGCCTATGTGCAAGGTCAGCTGGACAAC GCAGAGAAACTTTTCAAAGTAACAATGAACGTCATGTTATCAGGAGGAActtcacag GACGACAACGCTGTGATCGAGATGTCATTGAAACTCGCCACAATCTACGCCAAACAGAACAA gGCGGAGCTTGCTGAACATGGCTTCAGGTTCTGTACGGAGTCTCTGGAGGAGAAACTTCAGAAACACACGG AGGAGGATGAGTCTCTGAGGAAAGAGACCCGCCTCCTCCTCGGTCTGTGTTTAGACTCACGAGCTCGATACCGAGCGTCCAAGCTTCACCTGAAGGAGGCGAGAGACGACTATGAGACGGCTCTGAAGATCTGCAGTCAGGAGCAGGGAGAGACACACCCACAG ACGCTGGTGTTGATGAGCGATCTGGCAACCATCTTGGATTTGCAGGGTCGCCATGACGACGCCCTGGCACTGGTCACACAGGCGGTGGATCTGAGCCGCTCCTCTGGACACCCGGACCAGCACATCCTGCTAGGAAACATGGCGGGAATCCTGCTGCACAAAG GACGGCTGGACGACGCTGTCCAGTTCTACCATGAGGCGCTGAGTCTGGCCCAGCGGGTCGGTGACCAGGACGCTGTGGACAACATCCAGGACGGAttgaaggaggtgaagaagaggaggagggagcaaGAGACAAGGGAGACAAAGGAGgactaa
- the ttc19 gene encoding tetratricopeptide repeat protein 19, mitochondrial isoform X2, translated as MAASCVCGSVLNRFRSSAAGLIRISAARSQIKNVIEDTHVTQRQKHSTCWSEVSEHVSRAGGRGGVLWAAVAFSLFSSSDEDHRDEAQRKEDEIILLLKKAKLSVHRGLFDAASAFLHQAVALAHQTHNNQAIIYSYSMMANLAYVQGQLDNAEKLFKVTMNVMLSGGTSQDDNAVIEMSLKLATIYAKQNKAELAEHGFRFCTESLEEKLQKHTEEDESLRKETRLLLGLCLDSRARYRASKLHLKEARDDYETALKICSQEQGETHPQGRHDDALALVTQAVDLSRSSGHPDQHILLGNMAGILLHKGRLDDAVQFYHEALSLAQRVGDQDAVDNIQDGLKEVKKRRREQETRETKED; from the exons ATGGCGGCTTCCTGTGTGTGCGGTTCCGTTCTGAACAGGTTCAGGTCTTCAGCCGCGGGACTGATCCGGATCTCGGCTGCACGCAG TCAAATAAAAAACGTCATTGAAGACACGCACGTGACTCAAAGACAGAAACACTCCACCTGTTGGTCAGAGGTGAGCGAACATGTGTccagagcaggaggaagaggaggagtgcTGTGGGCAGCAGTGG cCTTCTCTCTGTTCAGTAGTTCTGATGAAGACCATCGTGATGAAGCTCAAAGGAAAGAAGATGAGATTATTCTGCTCTTGAAGAAGGCCAAG CTCAGTGTTCATCGTGGACTCTTCGACGCTGCCTCAGCTTTCCTTCATCAGGCCGTTGCTCTGGCTCATCAGACCCACAACAACCAGGCCATCATCTACTCTTACAGCATG ATGGCGAACCTGGCCTATGTGCAAGGTCAGCTGGACAAC GCAGAGAAACTTTTCAAAGTAACAATGAACGTCATGTTATCAGGAGGAActtcacag GACGACAACGCTGTGATCGAGATGTCATTGAAACTCGCCACAATCTACGCCAAACAGAACAA gGCGGAGCTTGCTGAACATGGCTTCAGGTTCTGTACGGAGTCTCTGGAGGAGAAACTTCAGAAACACACGG AGGAGGATGAGTCTCTGAGGAAAGAGACCCGCCTCCTCCTCGGTCTGTGTTTAGACTCACGAGCTCGATACCGAGCGTCCAAGCTTCACCTGAAGGAGGCGAGAGACGACTATGAGACGGCTCTGAAGATCTGCAGTCAGGAGCAGGGAGAGACACACCCACAG GGTCGCCATGACGACGCCCTGGCACTGGTCACACAGGCGGTGGATCTGAGCCGCTCCTCTGGACACCCGGACCAGCACATCCTGCTAGGAAACATGGCGGGAATCCTGCTGCACAAAG GACGGCTGGACGACGCTGTCCAGTTCTACCATGAGGCGCTGAGTCTGGCCCAGCGGGTCGGTGACCAGGACGCTGTGGACAACATCCAGGACGGAttgaaggaggtgaagaagaggaggagggagcaaGAGACAAGGGAGACAAAGGAGgactaa
- the etfa gene encoding electron transfer flavoprotein subunit alpha, mitochondrial: MNRALNKTSLKRLTGFLQRFQSTLVVAEHNNDNLTPITLNAITAASKLGGEVSCLVAGTNCAKVAEQISKVQGVKKVLVAQHESYKGALPEELTSLILATQKQFTFTHICAGASAFGKNLLPRVAAKLDVAPISDIIEIKSPDTFVRTIYAGNALSTVKCNEPVKVFTVRGTSFEAASTEGGSATSEDVAGTSPAGVSEWLEQSLSKSDRPELTSAKVVVSGGRGLKSGDNFKLLYDLADKLNAAVGASRAAVDAGYVPNDMQVGQTGKIVAPELYIAVGISGAIQHLAGMKDSKTIVAINKDPEAPIFQVADYGLVADLFKAVPEMIESLGK; this comes from the exons ATGAACAGAGCTTTGAACAAAACGAGTCTGAAACGTTTG ACTGGTTTCCTGCAAAGGTTTCAAAGCACCTTGGTGGTTGCAGAGCACAACAATGACAACCTGACGCCTATTACACTGAACGCCATCACTGCTGCCAGTAAACTGGGTGGAGAGGTGTCTTGTCTGGTTGCGGGAACAAACTGTGCAAAG gttgCAGAGCAAATTAGCAAAGTACAGGGTGTGAAGAAGGTTCTGGTGGCTCAACATGAGTCCTATAAAGGTGCCCTACCAG AGGAGTTGACTTCACTTATCTTGGCAACACAGAAACAATTCACTTTCACCCACATCTGTGCCGGTGCATCAGCCTTTGGAAAG AACTTGCTTCCAAGAGTAGCTGCCAAGTTGGATGTAGCGCCAATTTCAGATATTATCGAGATCAAGTCTCCAGACACTTTTGTCAGAACCATTTATGCAG GAAATGCTCTCAGCACTGTGAAATGTAATGAACCAGTCAAGGTCTTCACTGTCAGGGGGACTTCCTTTGAGGCAGCTTCCACAGAAGGAGGGAGTGCCACATCAGAAGACG TGGCTGGTACTTCACCCGCTGGAGTTTCTGAGTGGCTGGAGCAGTCTTTGTCAAAGAGTGACCGTCCAGAGCTGACAAGTGCTAAAGTTGTAGTGTCAGGAG GAAGAGGCCTGAAGAGTGGTGACAACTTCAAGCTGCTTTATGACCTTGCTGACAAACTGAACGCTGCAG TTGGTGCATCCAGAGCTGCTGTGGATGCTGGTTATGTCCCAAACGACATGCAGGTTGGACAGACTGGCAAAATTGTAGCACCG GAGCTGTACATTGCTGTCGGTATCTCTGGAGCCATTCAACACTTGGCAGGAATGAAAGACAGCAAG ACTATTGTTGCTATCAACAAAGACCCCGAGGCTCCCATTTTCCAGGTGGCTGACTATGGCTTGGTAGCTGATCTTTTCAAG GCTGTTCCCGAGATGATTGAATCTTTGGGCAAGTGA
- the LOC122769821 gene encoding zinc finger protein 664-like isoform X1: protein MKSDDVPDAAAELCNVQIKMEPEEDVEIQSFPVLKKLCIRLTDCRAWLEGRDFLSLDDHPQLCCYRPRPNCLTNAGRKMLYCSQCTKGFYKESHLEAHQQIHNGLKPNECWQCGKIYPTLMSLVTHQQIHDRDKPYQCSYCDKSFALKRDWKTHHRMHSGTKPFKCWFCGDGFNEQEELNDHLELHKGEKCYHCQVCDKMFVSYQGFSFHCKSHKSKKPLPCSKCLKTFSNPQSLKLHQVTHSNRKPYKCSTCGKGFKLQGGLHSHQRTHENLKAYHCTECGKCFSSLQGLKLHDRTHTGLKPYKCTECGKSFTQAPHLKAHMVTHTGERPFLCTTCGKRFTQSSHLKSHITLFHVGEKPFTCDDCGKSFTIAHYLKMHRLSHTKEKLYQCSYCEKSFSYHNSWRAHERIHTGERPFSCQDCGQSFITSGSLLSHQRSKHTREKNHYCFTCGEFFFTSSLLRTHQLDHTGERPHICSCGKTFKTKGVLRHHLKRFTKHRPAEGAL, encoded by the exons ATGAAGAGCGACGATGTTCCG GACGCAGCCGCAGAACTCTGCAATGTCCAGATCAAGATGGAGCCAGAAGAGGATGTGGAGATCCAGTCATTTCCTGTCCTCAAGAAGCTGTGTATCAGACTGACAGACTGCAGGGCGTGGCTGGAGGGGCGAGACTTCCTGTCTCTGG ATGACCACCCTCAGCTCTGTTGCTACAGACCGAGGCCGAACTGCCTGACCAATGCTGGCAGGAAGATGCTCTACTGCTCCCAGTGTACCAAAGGTTTTTATAAGGAGTCTCACCTGGAGGCTCATCAGCAGATTCACAACGGACTCAAACCCAACGAGTGCTGGCAGTGTGGGAAGATCTACCCGACCCTGATGAGCCTCGTCACCCACCAACAGATCCATGACCGCGACAAGCCCTACCAGTGCTCGTACTGCGACAAGTCCTTCGCACTAAAGAGGGACTGGAAGACCCACCACAGGATGCACTCCGGGACCAAACCATTCAAGTGCTGGTTCTGCGGCGACGGATTTAACGAGCAGGAAGAGCTCAACGATCACCTGGAGCTGCACAAAGGGGAGAAGTGCTACCACTGCCAAGTCTGCGACAAGATGTTCGTCTCCTACCAGGGTTTCAGTTTCCACTGCAAATCGCACAAGAGCAAAAAGCCGCTGCCCTGCTCCAAGTGCCTGAAGACCTTCAGCAACCCTCAGAGTCTGAAGCTCCACCAGGTGACACACTCCAACAGGAAGCCATATAAGTGCTCCACCTGTGGCAAAGGCTTTAAACTGCAGGGTGGCCTGCACTCCCACCAGAGAACCCATGAGAACCTGAAGGCCTACCACTGCACAGAGTGTGGAAAGTGTTTCTCCAGCCTGCAGGGTTTAAAACTGCATGACCGCACCCACACCGGACTGAAGCCTTACAAGTGCACTGAATGTGGAAAGAGTTTCACCCAAGCCCCCCACCTCAAAGCTCACATGGTCACCCACACTGGAGAGCGGCCATTCCTCTGCACCACCTGTGGCAAGAGGTTCACACAGTCATCACACCTGAAATCCCACATCACTCTCTTCCACGTGGGCGAGAAGCCGTTCACCTGCGACGACTGCGGGAAGAGCTTCACCATCGCCCACTACCTGAAGATGCACCGGCTGAGCCACACCAAAGAGAAGCTGTACCAGTGCTCATACTGCGAGAAGTCCTTCTCCTACCACAACTCGTGGAGAGCCCACGAGAGGATCCACACTGGTGAAAGGCCTTTCAGCTGCCAGGACTGTGGCCAGAGCTTCATCACATCAGGTTCACTGCTGAGCCACCAGAGATCCAAACACACCAGGGAGAAGAACCACTACTGCTTCACCTGCGGAGAGTTCTTCTTCACCAGCTCGCTGCTGCGCACCCACCAGCTCGACCACACGGGCGAGCGGCCGCACATCTGCAGCTGCGGCAAAACGTTCAAAACCAAAGGGGTTCTGCGTCACCACCTGAAGAGATTCACCAAGCACCGCCCAGCTGAGGGAGCACTGTGA
- the LOC122769821 gene encoding zinc finger protein 664-like isoform X2 gives MEPEEDVEIQSFPVLKKLCIRLTDCRAWLEGRDFLSLDDHPQLCCYRPRPNCLTNAGRKMLYCSQCTKGFYKESHLEAHQQIHNGLKPNECWQCGKIYPTLMSLVTHQQIHDRDKPYQCSYCDKSFALKRDWKTHHRMHSGTKPFKCWFCGDGFNEQEELNDHLELHKGEKCYHCQVCDKMFVSYQGFSFHCKSHKSKKPLPCSKCLKTFSNPQSLKLHQVTHSNRKPYKCSTCGKGFKLQGGLHSHQRTHENLKAYHCTECGKCFSSLQGLKLHDRTHTGLKPYKCTECGKSFTQAPHLKAHMVTHTGERPFLCTTCGKRFTQSSHLKSHITLFHVGEKPFTCDDCGKSFTIAHYLKMHRLSHTKEKLYQCSYCEKSFSYHNSWRAHERIHTGERPFSCQDCGQSFITSGSLLSHQRSKHTREKNHYCFTCGEFFFTSSLLRTHQLDHTGERPHICSCGKTFKTKGVLRHHLKRFTKHRPAEGAL, from the exons ATGGAGCCAGAAGAGGATGTGGAGATCCAGTCATTTCCTGTCCTCAAGAAGCTGTGTATCAGACTGACAGACTGCAGGGCGTGGCTGGAGGGGCGAGACTTCCTGTCTCTGG ATGACCACCCTCAGCTCTGTTGCTACAGACCGAGGCCGAACTGCCTGACCAATGCTGGCAGGAAGATGCTCTACTGCTCCCAGTGTACCAAAGGTTTTTATAAGGAGTCTCACCTGGAGGCTCATCAGCAGATTCACAACGGACTCAAACCCAACGAGTGCTGGCAGTGTGGGAAGATCTACCCGACCCTGATGAGCCTCGTCACCCACCAACAGATCCATGACCGCGACAAGCCCTACCAGTGCTCGTACTGCGACAAGTCCTTCGCACTAAAGAGGGACTGGAAGACCCACCACAGGATGCACTCCGGGACCAAACCATTCAAGTGCTGGTTCTGCGGCGACGGATTTAACGAGCAGGAAGAGCTCAACGATCACCTGGAGCTGCACAAAGGGGAGAAGTGCTACCACTGCCAAGTCTGCGACAAGATGTTCGTCTCCTACCAGGGTTTCAGTTTCCACTGCAAATCGCACAAGAGCAAAAAGCCGCTGCCCTGCTCCAAGTGCCTGAAGACCTTCAGCAACCCTCAGAGTCTGAAGCTCCACCAGGTGACACACTCCAACAGGAAGCCATATAAGTGCTCCACCTGTGGCAAAGGCTTTAAACTGCAGGGTGGCCTGCACTCCCACCAGAGAACCCATGAGAACCTGAAGGCCTACCACTGCACAGAGTGTGGAAAGTGTTTCTCCAGCCTGCAGGGTTTAAAACTGCATGACCGCACCCACACCGGACTGAAGCCTTACAAGTGCACTGAATGTGGAAAGAGTTTCACCCAAGCCCCCCACCTCAAAGCTCACATGGTCACCCACACTGGAGAGCGGCCATTCCTCTGCACCACCTGTGGCAAGAGGTTCACACAGTCATCACACCTGAAATCCCACATCACTCTCTTCCACGTGGGCGAGAAGCCGTTCACCTGCGACGACTGCGGGAAGAGCTTCACCATCGCCCACTACCTGAAGATGCACCGGCTGAGCCACACCAAAGAGAAGCTGTACCAGTGCTCATACTGCGAGAAGTCCTTCTCCTACCACAACTCGTGGAGAGCCCACGAGAGGATCCACACTGGTGAAAGGCCTTTCAGCTGCCAGGACTGTGGCCAGAGCTTCATCACATCAGGTTCACTGCTGAGCCACCAGAGATCCAAACACACCAGGGAGAAGAACCACTACTGCTTCACCTGCGGAGAGTTCTTCTTCACCAGCTCGCTGCTGCGCACCCACCAGCTCGACCACACGGGCGAGCGGCCGCACATCTGCAGCTGCGGCAAAACGTTCAAAACCAAAGGGGTTCTGCGTCACCACCTGAAGAGATTCACCAAGCACCGCCCAGCTGAGGGAGCACTGTGA
- the LOC122766928 gene encoding transmembrane protein 266-like: MIIPYYTNGPLRYENGGLLVLPREPKINNAFQFASIIHWISLAILSIFFTETVFRIVVLGIWDYIENKVEVFDGAVIVLSLAPMVASTVANGPSSPWDAIGLIITLRIWRVKRIIDAYVLQVKVEMELEIQQYEKAKAVRDEQLDRLTQICQEQAFEIRQLRAHLAQQDLDLVAEREAAMQIHHMWGKQSSTFQEVDGLSPRVSEHHGPTKAREPGGPADLHGQDDMNNYISQYYSEPSSDMGIPDPARIITTAAIDVHLPNNPSQLPSTLVSADAVPSSHFQRTGSLVSEASTTTVSRTSFSARQHSFSSHTLGSTTDCSSTVREASTSTSTNYSDQRCYPPPYSSPLALGTQLRGSPSAVVQELLSSLSENSCLTQKGLDPVNLKPPSPAGSTKTSPELEHRVNIYNKRNQDSRVGLHSKPLIHLQGNEPLLEEKYRMMEPVDAPVNRLSET; the protein is encoded by the exons ATGATTATTCCTTACTACACAAATGGACCACTCCGCTATGAAAATGGAGGCCTGCTTGTGCTTCCCAGAGAAcctaaga TTAATAATGCATTCCAGTTTGCCAGCATCATCCACTGGATCAGCCTGGCTATCCTGTCCATCTTCTTCACCGAG ACTGTGTTCAGGATCGTGGTGCTGGGGATATGGGATTACATCGAGAACAAAGTAGAG GTGTTTGATGGAGCTGTCATCGTCCTCTCTCTGGCCCCCATGGTGGCCTCCACTGTGGCCAACGGCCCCAGCAGCCCCTGGGATGCTATTGGTCTCATCATCACACTGCGCATCTGGAGGGTGAAGAGGATCATTGATG CCTATGTGCTGCAAGTGAAGGTGGAGATGGAGCTGGAGATCCAACAGTACGAGAAGGCCAAGGCCGTGAGGGATGAACAGCTCGACCGTCTCACTCAGATCTGTCAGGAACAGGCA TTTGAAATCAGGCAGCTGAGGGCCCACCTGGCCCAGCAGGACCTGGATCTCGTGGCAGAACGTGAAGCGGCGATGCAGATCCACCATATGTGGGGTAAACAAAGCAGCACTTTCCAGGAAGTGGATGGACTGTCACCTCGAGTCTCAGAGCATCACGGTCCTACTAAAGCTCGAGAGCCTGGGGGGCCTGCAG ATCTCCATGGCCAAGATGACATGAACAACTACATTAGCCAGTACTACAGTGAGCCAAGCAGTG ATATGGGGATCCCAGACCCTGCCCGCATCATCACCACTGCAGCCATAGACGTGCACCTGCCAAACAACCCTAGCCAGCTTCCCTCCACTTTGGTGAGTGCCGACGCGGTGCCGTCCAGCCATTTTCAGAGAACAGGCAGCTTGGTCAGTGAGGCCTCCACCACCACAGTGTCCCGCACCAGCTTTAGTGCCCGCCAGCACAGCTTTAGCAGCCATACGCTCGGCTCCACCACAGACTGCAGCTCCACAGTGCGGGaagcctccacctccacctccacaaaCTACAGCGACCAACGCTGCTACCCTCCACCCTACAGCAGCCCTCTGGCCCTGGGCACTCAGCTACGAGGGAGTCCCAGCGCCGTGGTGCAGGAgctgctctcctctctgtctgagaACTCCTGTCTCACACAGAAGGGGCTGGACCCTGTCAACCTGAAGCCGCCCAGCCCAGCAGGCTCCACCAAAACCAGCCCCGAGCTGGAGCACAGGGTCAATATCTACAATAAGAGGAACCAGGACAGCCGAGTGGGGCTCCACTCTAAGCCACTCATCCATCTGCAGGGCAACGAGCCTCTCCTGGAGGAGAAGTACAGGATGATGGAGCCAGTAGACGCTCCAGTCAACCGTCTGTCCGAGACATAG